DNA sequence from the Pseudomonadota bacterium genome:
CGGAGCCCACCAGCCGGACCAGATCGCGTTCCGCCCGGCGGCACACGGTGCGCGCCACGTCGAAGGCCGAAGCCGCCGGATGCTCGCCGGGGAGCGACCAATCGGAGAGTACGCCTTCGATGGCCTCGATGCGGTGAACGTGCCCGGTGAGGGTCTCGACCATCTCGGCGCTGACGGGCGGAGGTTTCTTTCTGTTCCCGGCCGGAGTGGCCACCGCCGCGCCGAGCGCGAAAAGCTCGCGCTGGATCGCCTTGACAAGCTCGCAAACCTCGGCGTCGCCGCAAATCGAGCGCGCGAATCCCATCACCGAATTCAGCTCGTCGATGCTCCCGTAGGCTTCCACGCGCAAGTCGCCCTTCGAGACACGATTACCGCCCACGAGACTCGTTTGCCCGCCGTCAC
Encoded proteins:
- a CDS encoding cob(I)yrinic acid a,c-diamide adenosyltransferase — encoded protein: MSIATKRGDGGQTSLVGGNRVSKGDLRVEAYGSIDELNSVMGFARSICGDAEVCELVKAIQRELFALGAAVATPAGNRKKPPPVSAEMVETLTGHVHRIEAIEGVLSDWSLPGEHPAASAFDVARTVCRRAERDLVRLVGSGEHIDPDVLAYLNRLSDLLWLFGRLIEARAGLDASLRDEKHKGNRWSRAW